The genomic DNA AATTCCATAGAGGAAGCAGAGGCTTATAATAATTTGATTGAAGTGTATAATTACACTCAGGAAGAACTCGCGGAAAAATTAGGGAAAACAAGATCAGCGATATCAAATAAGCTTCGTCTTCTGCATCTTCCGGAAAAAGTGAAGCAGATGGTAAGAGAAAACAAGCTTTCTTACGGACAGGCCAGAACACTTCTGGCTTTTAAGGATAATACACAGATAGAAGAACTTTCCGATGAAATTGTAAAAAAACAATATTCGGTGCGGGAATTAGAATTAATGGCAAAGAAAAGCCAGAAAAAAGATAAAACACCTAAAAATAAAAAATCAGAGTCTGTTTTTGAAGGAAGCTCTGACGAAATAGAGTATTTGAAAAGTAAATTAATAGAATTTTTTGAATCAAAAGTGGAAATTAAACTGTTAAATGAAGATCAAGGGAAACTGGAAATAGAGTTTTACGGTTATGAAGATCTCGAAAGAATTCTGAATATTTTAAAGCTTGATCTGGAGTAACATTCCATTCATAGTTAGCCAAATGCCGCTGTCTGTTTACTGTGTATTGCGGGGTAATGTGATATAACGCTTTGTTTAACTAAGAGTAACCAGAATATTGTATCAGGATAAAACTACAGAAAAATAAAATCAAAAAAACGGAGGGAGAAAATAATCATGAAATATCTTAAGAAAACAATAGTAGTATTTATTCTCCTTTTAATGGTTATAACAGGAGTAGTCACATATATTAACAGTAAATTGTTCAGCAAAGATATTCAGGGTATTATAAAAAGTCTTAATCTTGATATAAAAGTAGGAGATGCAAAGTTTGTAGGCTATGGTAAAATAAAAGTCACTGGACTGGTTCTTTATGACAAAGAGAAAAGGCCTGCAATCGAAGCAGACGAAGGTTACATATACATTAATCCGCTTAGTATATCCAGAGTCAGAAAAATAGATGTATATTCCCCAAATGTAATTCTGGAAAAGCAGGATGGAATGAAATTTAACATTGTGGAGATGTTTTCAGGGGAATCTGATAAGATAGACAGAACCTCAAGGATAGGCAGGATTAATTTTTATAATGCAAAACTGGACTACAGGGATACTTCATATAAGAAACTTATCCAGAAAAATCTTGATAATGTAAACGGATATGTAAATTTTAGCAAAGCTAAAGGTATATCCCTTGAAGCTGCAGGAAATAATGATGATGAGAAAATAGGAGTGGTACTGAAAATATTTCCTTCCCAAAAGAAATCACCGGAAGCATTTTTGCAGAGAAAGGCAATCCGTGAGAATAAAATATATTTTGAGCTGAATTTTGATAAATTCAGAATATTTCCCGAGGCAGTACAGTATGTTCCGTTTGAAGGACTGGAAGTTTATGACGGAAAAATTTCGGGAAAGCTGAAAATGGAACTTAACAAAAAGTTTTCAGGAAATCTGAATATCGAAAATGGTACATTAAAATATGTAGATTATGATGAAATTTTGAAAAATGTAAATGCTAATGTAGTGTTAAAAGACAATAATGTAGATATAGCAACAGGAGCAGAGCTTAACGGAGGAAAGCTCGATCTGGGTATAAAGTTTCTGGAAAAGACAAAAACAGTTAAGCTGGCAATAAAATCAGATAACATGGATTATTCGGATATTAGAAAATATAAACTTGTTAAGGAACAGAATATAGAAGCTTTTGGAAGGATAACAGGGACTTTTAATGCAAATCTGGATTTAGACAAAAAGATATATGAATTTGACGGCTTTTTATCTTCTCCGAATCTGCAGTACAGCGGTTATAATTTTCGGAATCTGAAAACTAATCTGGTTTATGATAAAAACAGTATTTTGACTCTGAGCAATATAAGCTTCGGCTTTAATGAAACTATATCCGATATTCATATAGCAGCAGATGCAAGAGCTTTGTTTTCATATAATACAAAGCTGAAAGCAGGAAGCGGTACGTACGAACTGGATAATAAAGGGTCTGATTTCAGTATAAAGAAAATAAACGGAAATTTTGAAATAGATAAAAATAATGTGGTAAGAAGTGACTTTTTCTCTGAAGAAGCAGATGGGAATTTTGCTTTTGACACAAAAAATAAATTACTGGAAATAAGTACAGGAGGAAAACAGTATTTTGACCTGAAATATGGGGAGAATAAATTTACATTAAAGCCAGTAATACGAAATCTGAAAATCAGTCTGGATAAATTTCTTCTGGTTTCGGGAGCTGCTGATATAGACATAGCAAAAAACGAATATTTTGATACAGCAAGAGTGTCGGCAATAGTAAGAAACGGAAATTTTGATGTAAATGCTGCGGCAGCTATAAGCGGACAGAATGTAAGAGCGACAGGGACTACTGACAATAAATTTAATCACAGATACAAAGTAAGCGGTTCAAATGTAAGAATAAAGCCGCTTCTTGACAGATTCGGCATAAAAGTTGCCGGAATGGAACAATCGGATCTGGTAACTGATTTTAATGCTAATATATACGGCAGCGGCGCAAACTTAAAGGGAGACTTTAATATTGCCAGTCAAAGAGGAAAATACTTTGTGGAATATGAGAAATTAAATGTAAGCGGAAATATAGAAGACCTTCTAAAAGGAAGACTTCAGGCAAAGGTAAATGCAGGGGAAATATGGCTGAATTATCAGCGTTTTAAGAACCTCAGCGGAGATGTGAAATATGAAAATAATGTAATTACACTGACAGATTTTAAAAATGAAGATTTAAATGCCAATGTATCATTTAATATAAAGGATCAGTATGTTAATCTTAATGCACAGATAAATAATTATGTGCTTTATAATGTAAGCAAGCCTGAGTTTAACCTGAAGCTCTTGAAACTTGACGTAAATCTCAGCGGAAATGTAAACTCACTTAATGGTTCTATGTTTATAAGTCCGTCAATGGTAACGATAGATAACAGATACAGCGGAGAGCTGAAAGGTAATGTAGATGTAAGAAACAGTGTCTTGATTCTGGATCAGCTTGCTTGGAGAAAAAATACGCTGAAAGGAACATACGATCTAAATACACAGACAGCTGATGTTTATGTACATATAGATGAGGAGAAGCTTGAAGAATTATACGGCATGGATAATATTATTGTTTCCCTGAACAGTGATCTGAGACTTCAGGGAAGACTTGATGACTTCACCATAACGGGTGATATTAATATAGGACATATGCAGTATGGGGATATAAAGCTTCCGGCAGTGGAATCTGTCATAGCTTATAAAAACGGCGACATAAAAAGTATTCTTAAAAAGGGAAGTCTTGAGGTATCGAAGTTTATACTCAGAGGTGAAGAAGGAGAGGAAATACTTCATACAAGTACGAAAATAGATGATCTGTCAACATCACAGCTGGATTTTGTACTTAATGATAAAGAATTGGATCTGACTTCAATAAAAGGATTCAAGGAAAAAGGCTATACCGGAATTATAAATTATTCACTTATATTGAGAGGAAATATAGACGACTTCTTTGTGGATATAAAAGCTGAGAGTGATAATTTCAGCGTATCAGGATTTAGTTTTAATAATCTGTCAATAGATGCACAGATCAATAATAAGGGTCTGAATATAGGACAGTTATATCTGGAATATGAAAATAACCCGCTTCTGGTAAATGGTTATGTAACATTCACACCGATAGATTATAATATAAATGTTCTTGCCGAAAACTTTAATCTTGATTTCCTAAAAGCAGGAAACGGAATGAAGGATGCAGGCGGAATAGCGAATCTGGATGTAACATTTACACCTGAAAATACATCAGGGATTATTGATCTTCAAAATTTTGTATTTAAAGATCAAAAGGGGAATGTGGATATATCTGAATTAAATGCCAATATAGATATTAATAACAGAAAATTGGTAGTTAATAATTTTAGCGGAAACTATAACGGCGGAACTGTTAATATATCAGGTAACCTGGATGTGCCGGGACTTGCTGCTGATTTTGCGGATAGTAAAAAGCTGGATCTGGGAGACTTTGATCTAAGAATAACACTGGATAAAACAAATATTAAGTATGGTAAGACATTCGACGGCGTACTGTCAGCAGATCTGTCATTTACCGAGAAAGAGCTTTTGGGATCTGTAATTGTGGATAAAGGTAAGATTGCTGATATATCTCAGTTTATAGGTGATAAAAAAGAAGAAGAGGAAACTTCCGGAAAGAAAAAAGAAAAGTCTATAATTGACGGATTGCAGAGTGAAATAGTAGATATCATAATGGGGCAGTATTCTGCCAACATAAGAATAAATATAATGAAAGGAATTGATCTGGAAATACCTAGTGTAAGTCTTGTAAGAAATATAAGAGGTGTTCTGAAGGGTGAAGGTGTAATAATGCTTAACTCCGGAAATATCTCAGCATCTGGAGATTTCTACGTAACAAAAGGTAAATTTACTTTAAGCGACAGAAATTTCGTTCTGGATCAGGCAGAGTTTTATTACGGCAGCGGCGGTTTCTCAGGATCAGAAATAGGAAATCCTTTTGTAGTAGTACTTGCTACCACAAATATAAACAATGATCAGGTAAGTGTAAGTATTAGCGGAAACTTAAGTGATCCTCAAATAAAGTTTAATTCAAGTTTAGGATTGAGTCAAGAACAAATATTAGCATTATTGATTTTTGATGCCAGAACTGCTGAAAATAGTGAATTTGAATCAAGAGATCAAAATCAGCAGTTAGGAAATCTTGCAGATCCTATATTAAATCAATTGATTTTTGGTTCCGTAATTGGTACAATAGAAGAAACTTTTGGATTATCTGCAGTATCTCTGAGAACAAATGTACAAACTCAGAGTACGGATAAAAATGCAAATGGTCAGGACTTTGGAGCAACAATAGCACCATCTGTATATATCCAGGATAATCTGTATAAAGACAGATTATACTGGAATGTTGAATTAGGTTATGGAGAAGAAAGCACGGCAAGTGCTGGATTAGATTATAATTTCTGGATTACTTATAAGGTAAGCGAAAAATTTGGAGTAAATTTAGGATTACAAAATTTAAGAGGAAATGACAGCCTTGTAGATAAGACAGACTATTATCTGGGTGTGGAATTTTCCACAAGGTTTTATACTTTTGGAGATTTTTTAAAGAGTCTCAGAAAACCTAAACTGGAAGTTATTCCTGAACAGGATAAACTAAAATGAATTTGGAGGTAATTATGAAAGGAAAGTTATCATCAATTATAATTGTGATGGTTATACTTATTTTGGCAACATTTAATATTCAAGCCGCAGAAAATAACGAACTGAGGGTTAGAAATATTCTCATCTCTAACTTAAGGGAACTGCCAAGAGAATTAGTAATGAGCAAATTAAAAATAAGAGAAGGAGAAACATACAGTACAAAGAAAATAAGTGATACTTATCTGGCTCTTAGGGAATTACCCTACATCAATGATGCTAACTTTTACACACAGGTAGAAGGCGACAATATAGATATCAGAATAGAAGTAGATGAAATGCCTAATGCGCTGGAAATAGCGAAAAGGGAAGAATCAAGAGAAGAGCTTAGTAAAAAAACTGAATTTATAATATCAAATGTAAGTATAACAGGATTACAGTCTCTGA from Sebaldella termitidis ATCC 33386 includes the following:
- a CDS encoding ParB/RepB/Spo0J family partition protein, with amino-acid sequence MKLLNLDSGKIILNSKQPRKKFDDEKLEELSKSIKEYGIIQPIIVRKIVSLNKYEIIAGERRFRASQMAGLSKIPVIEIASDNIKSFEIAVLENVQRENLNSIEEAEAYNNLIEVYNYTQEELAEKLGKTRSAISNKLRLLHLPEKVKQMVRENKLSYGQARTLLAFKDNTQIEELSDEIVKKQYSVRELELMAKKSQKKDKTPKNKKSESVFEGSSDEIEYLKSKLIEFFESKVEIKLLNEDQGKLEIEFYGYEDLERILNILKLDLE
- a CDS encoding translocation/assembly module TamB domain-containing protein, whose amino-acid sequence is MKYLKKTIVVFILLLMVITGVVTYINSKLFSKDIQGIIKSLNLDIKVGDAKFVGYGKIKVTGLVLYDKEKRPAIEADEGYIYINPLSISRVRKIDVYSPNVILEKQDGMKFNIVEMFSGESDKIDRTSRIGRINFYNAKLDYRDTSYKKLIQKNLDNVNGYVNFSKAKGISLEAAGNNDDEKIGVVLKIFPSQKKSPEAFLQRKAIRENKIYFELNFDKFRIFPEAVQYVPFEGLEVYDGKISGKLKMELNKKFSGNLNIENGTLKYVDYDEILKNVNANVVLKDNNVDIATGAELNGGKLDLGIKFLEKTKTVKLAIKSDNMDYSDIRKYKLVKEQNIEAFGRITGTFNANLDLDKKIYEFDGFLSSPNLQYSGYNFRNLKTNLVYDKNSILTLSNISFGFNETISDIHIAADARALFSYNTKLKAGSGTYELDNKGSDFSIKKINGNFEIDKNNVVRSDFFSEEADGNFAFDTKNKLLEISTGGKQYFDLKYGENKFTLKPVIRNLKISLDKFLLVSGAADIDIAKNEYFDTARVSAIVRNGNFDVNAAAAISGQNVRATGTTDNKFNHRYKVSGSNVRIKPLLDRFGIKVAGMEQSDLVTDFNANIYGSGANLKGDFNIASQRGKYFVEYEKLNVSGNIEDLLKGRLQAKVNAGEIWLNYQRFKNLSGDVKYENNVITLTDFKNEDLNANVSFNIKDQYVNLNAQINNYVLYNVSKPEFNLKLLKLDVNLSGNVNSLNGSMFISPSMVTIDNRYSGELKGNVDVRNSVLILDQLAWRKNTLKGTYDLNTQTADVYVHIDEEKLEELYGMDNIIVSLNSDLRLQGRLDDFTITGDINIGHMQYGDIKLPAVESVIAYKNGDIKSILKKGSLEVSKFILRGEEGEEILHTSTKIDDLSTSQLDFVLNDKELDLTSIKGFKEKGYTGIINYSLILRGNIDDFFVDIKAESDNFSVSGFSFNNLSIDAQINNKGLNIGQLYLEYENNPLLVNGYVTFTPIDYNINVLAENFNLDFLKAGNGMKDAGGIANLDVTFTPENTSGIIDLQNFVFKDQKGNVDISELNANIDINNRKLVVNNFSGNYNGGTVNISGNLDVPGLAADFADSKKLDLGDFDLRITLDKTNIKYGKTFDGVLSADLSFTEKELLGSVIVDKGKIADISQFIGDKKEEEETSGKKKEKSIIDGLQSEIVDIIMGQYSANIRINIMKGIDLEIPSVSLVRNIRGVLKGEGVIMLNSGNISASGDFYVTKGKFTLSDRNFVLDQAEFYYGSGGFSGSEIGNPFVVVLATTNINNDQVSVSISGNLSDPQIKFNSSLGLSQEQILALLIFDARTAENSEFESRDQNQQLGNLADPILNQLIFGSVIGTIEETFGLSAVSLRTNVQTQSTDKNANGQDFGATIAPSVYIQDNLYKDRLYWNVELGYGEESTASAGLDYNFWITYKVSEKFGVNLGLQNLRGNDSLVDKTDYYLGVEFSTRFYTFGDFLKSLRKPKLEVIPEQDKLK